From a region of the Streptococcus ruminantium genome:
- a CDS encoding ABC transporter permease encodes MSYFLAELRRGLKSRLFLISCSLTFIALIVGVVNGWSSIQGIGGLSFFLYAFSLGGGAILPILIPILVSFPFSHSYIEDTEHNMIYAVLSRTTVKNYFFTKFFAIGCVASLSLFLPLLLLLVINQFLFPIGAPIYLGDIKGAWSFIFQENQLWYVMITIIHSTFFAFIYANLSFVSTIYLPNKVTALVAPFLVYYLPSFVFPFVGLDVLEPVNTFDLTANSASNELFVYGQLGCILFLTVVLGIYKIQKELILDGYGDA; translated from the coding sequence ATGTCCTATTTTTTAGCAGAGTTACGAAGAGGGCTGAAGTCAAGGTTGTTTTTGATTAGCTGTTCCTTGACTTTTATAGCTCTGATAGTCGGCGTTGTGAATGGCTGGTCTTCTATTCAAGGTATTGGAGGGCTATCCTTTTTTCTGTATGCCTTTTCTCTAGGAGGAGGAGCGATTTTACCAATCCTTATACCGATTTTGGTGTCTTTTCCTTTTTCACATTCCTATATAGAAGATACCGAACACAACATGATTTACGCAGTGCTATCACGAACGACTGTGAAGAACTATTTCTTTACAAAGTTCTTTGCGATCGGTTGCGTAGCGTCTCTATCTTTATTTCTTCCCTTGTTGCTCCTGTTGGTTATAAACCAGTTTCTCTTTCCGATAGGAGCTCCTATATATCTAGGAGATATTAAGGGAGCTTGGTCGTTTATCTTTCAGGAAAACCAATTATGGTATGTGATGATAACCATTATTCATAGCACCTTTTTTGCCTTCATCTATGCAAATCTTAGCTTTGTATCAACCATTTACTTGCCTAACAAGGTGACAGCCTTAGTTGCCCCATTCTTGGTTTACTACCTTCCATCATTTGTTTTTCCATTTGTAGGATTAGATGTTTTGGAGCCAGTCAATACTTTTGACTTGACAGCCAATTCAGCATCAAATGAGCTATTTGTATATGGCCAATTAGGCTGTATTCTATTTTTGACGGTAGTGTTAGGAATTTATAAAATACAAAAGGAGCTGATACTTGATGGATATGGAGATGCTTGA
- a CDS encoding PqqD family protein, protein MKLKEGILLHHDRDDEYIGITMGDLAETFNGMIRYNATTHFILEKLQSDISKEELVGILCKEYTVSPQEAAEDLGKLLQELDEIGLLENYSN, encoded by the coding sequence ATGAAACTAAAAGAAGGAATCCTACTACATCATGACCGTGATGATGAATATATCGGTATCACCATGGGAGACTTAGCAGAAACATTTAATGGCATGATCCGTTACAATGCGACTACTCATTTTATTTTAGAGAAGCTTCAGTCTGACATCAGCAAAGAGGAGTTGGTAGGTATTCTCTGCAAAGAATATACCGTCAGCCCTCAAGAAGCAGCCGAGGACTTGGGGAAACTTTTGCAGGAGTTGGATGAGATTGGCTTGCTTGAGAATTACTCAAATTAA
- a CDS encoding GNAT family N-acetyltransferase, with product MSTYQKKLQLRRPNQQDKDTILDMLAEFEREGSAMDGGFYSKDLDFLDWLERNQDYELGLNLPDGFVPCIQYVSFDATGRAIGFLHLRLRLNDFLLNKGGHIGYSIRPSQRQKGYAKEQLRLGLQEAASKHISKVLVTCSEKNEASRRTILACGGVLDDCREGIERYWVEL from the coding sequence ATGTCTACTTACCAGAAAAAGTTACAACTCAGACGACCAAATCAACAGGATAAGGATACCATTCTGGACATGCTTGCGGAGTTTGAGCGTGAAGGAAGTGCCATGGATGGGGGATTTTACTCTAAAGATTTGGATTTTTTAGACTGGTTGGAGAGAAATCAGGATTATGAACTAGGTTTGAATCTACCAGATGGTTTTGTCCCCTGTATTCAATACGTTTCCTTTGATGCGACTGGTCGGGCTATTGGCTTTCTTCACCTTCGACTAAGGCTCAATGACTTTTTGCTCAACAAGGGAGGACACATCGGTTACTCTATCCGTCCGAGTCAGCGCCAAAAAGGCTATGCCAAAGAACAGTTGCGACTCGGCTTGCAGGAGGCAGCTTCCAAACATATTTCTAAGGTTTTAGTGACCTGTTCGGAAAAAAACGAAGCCAGCCGGCGGACGATATTGGCCTGTGGAGGTGTTTTGGACGATTGCCGCGAAGGGATCGAGCGCTATTGGGTTGAGCTCTAG
- the nrdD gene encoding anaerobic ribonucleoside-triphosphate reductase, with product MNVRENVLQSVELAVLKRDGRMVSFDQNKIFSALQRANQELEHPVSEAGLKVVLEASLAEIVRRFEKDVQIYEIQTVVEQELLKAHLYELAERYIQYRTQRDFRRHQATDINFEIHKLLSKDQSVVNENANKDANVFNTQRDLTAGIVGKSIGLKLLPAHVANAHQKGDIHYHDLDYSPYTPMTNCCLIDFKGMLAQGFKIGNADVESPKSIQTATAQISQIIANVASSQYGGCSADRIDEVLAPYAELNYQKHLKDAKDWVLPEKQEEYACAKTQKDIYDAMQSLEYEINTLFTSNGQTPFTSLGFGLGTSWFEREIQKAILNIRIKGLGREGRTAIFPKLIFTVKRGLNLEPDSPNYDIKQLAIECATKRMYPDMLSYDKIVELTGSFKVPMGCRSFLQGWKDEHGQDVTSGRMNLGVVTVNLPRIAMESAGDMDKFWEIFAERMTIAKDALVYRVERVKEAIPANAPILYQYGAFGKRLAKTDAVDAVFKNRRATVSLGYIGLYEVATVFYGGEWENNSEAKEFTVRIIKKMKELTGAWSDEYGYHFSVYSTPSESLTDRFCRMDTEKFGLVKDITDKEYYTNSFHYDVRKNPTPFEKLDFEKIYPEAGASGGFIHYCEYPVLQQNPKALEAVWDYAYDRVGYLGTNTPIDHCYACDFEGDFEPTERGFKCPNCSNSDPKLVDVVKRTCGYLGNPQARPMVKGRHKEISARVKHMNGSSL from the coding sequence ATGAACGTGCGAGAAAATGTCTTACAAAGTGTAGAATTAGCAGTGTTGAAGCGTGATGGTCGGATGGTATCCTTTGATCAGAATAAGATTTTTTCTGCTCTTCAGCGGGCCAATCAAGAATTGGAACATCCGGTTTCAGAAGCCGGTTTGAAGGTTGTGTTGGAGGCGTCTTTGGCAGAGATTGTCCGTCGTTTTGAAAAGGATGTTCAGATTTACGAAATTCAGACAGTCGTGGAGCAGGAATTACTCAAGGCTCATCTGTATGAACTGGCAGAACGCTATATCCAGTACAGAACCCAGCGCGATTTTCGCCGTCACCAAGCGACGGACATTAACTTTGAGATTCACAAATTGTTGAGTAAGGATCAGTCGGTTGTCAATGAAAATGCCAATAAAGATGCTAACGTTTTTAACACTCAACGTGACCTGACAGCCGGGATTGTTGGCAAATCGATTGGGTTAAAACTTTTACCAGCCCATGTAGCCAATGCTCATCAAAAAGGAGATATCCATTATCACGATTTAGATTATAGCCCTTACACACCTATGACAAACTGTTGCTTGATTGATTTTAAGGGCATGTTAGCTCAAGGTTTTAAGATAGGGAATGCAGATGTAGAAAGTCCCAAGTCCATTCAGACAGCAACAGCTCAGATTTCGCAAATCATTGCCAATGTTGCTTCCAGTCAGTATGGAGGATGTTCGGCAGACCGCATAGACGAAGTTCTAGCCCCCTATGCCGAACTCAATTACCAGAAGCATTTAAAGGATGCCAAGGATTGGGTTCTACCTGAGAAGCAGGAAGAGTATGCTTGTGCCAAAACTCAAAAGGATATTTATGATGCCATGCAGTCCTTGGAATATGAAATCAATACTCTTTTCACTTCCAATGGACAAACTCCATTTACCTCGCTTGGTTTTGGTTTGGGAACATCTTGGTTTGAGCGAGAGATTCAAAAGGCTATTCTCAATATCCGTATCAAGGGACTGGGGCGTGAAGGACGGACAGCTATTTTCCCAAAATTGATCTTTACGGTTAAGCGAGGACTCAATCTGGAGCCAGATTCGCCAAACTATGACATCAAGCAATTGGCTATTGAGTGTGCGACCAAGCGGATGTATCCTGATATGCTATCCTACGACAAGATTGTCGAGTTGACAGGCTCCTTCAAAGTACCTATGGGCTGTCGCTCTTTCCTACAGGGATGGAAGGATGAACATGGTCAGGATGTGACTTCTGGTCGGATGAATCTGGGTGTTGTAACCGTCAACCTGCCACGGATTGCCATGGAATCAGCAGGAGATATGGACAAGTTCTGGGAAATCTTTGCGGAGCGGATGACAATTGCCAAAGATGCTCTGGTCTATCGGGTCGAACGAGTCAAGGAAGCGATTCCTGCCAATGCTCCTATTCTCTACCAGTACGGCGCATTTGGAAAACGCTTGGCAAAGACGGATGCAGTTGATGCAGTCTTTAAAAATCGCCGGGCAACAGTTTCCTTGGGGTATATCGGCCTTTATGAAGTCGCAACGGTTTTCTACGGTGGAGAATGGGAGAACAATTCAGAAGCTAAAGAATTCACCGTTCGTATCATCAAAAAAATGAAAGAATTGACAGGTGCCTGGTCTGATGAATATGGCTATCACTTCTCTGTTTATTCGACACCGTCTGAAAGCCTGACAGACCGCTTCTGCCGCATGGACACAGAAAAATTCGGTCTTGTCAAGGATATTACTGATAAAGAATACTATACTAACAGTTTCCACTATGATGTACGGAAAAATCCAACACCTTTTGAAAAACTAGACTTTGAAAAAATTTACCCAGAAGCAGGAGCCAGTGGTGGCTTTATCCATTACTGCGAATACCCTGTCCTCCAGCAAAATCCCAAGGCCTTGGAGGCGGTTTGGGATTATGCCTATGACCGTGTCGGTTATTTGGGAACCAATACTCCGATTGATCATTGCTATGCCTGTGATTTTGAGGGAGACTTTGAGCCGACAGAGCGTGGTTTTAAGTGCCCAAATTGCAGCAATAGCGATCCCAAGCTAGTAGACGTTGTCAAGCGTACCTGTGGTTACTTGGGTAATCCACAAGCTAGACCAATGGTGAAAGGCCGTCACAAAGAGATTTCGGCACGCGTTAAGCACATGAACGGATCTAGCTTATAA
- the nrdG gene encoding anaerobic ribonucleoside-triphosphate reductase activating protein: MNNPKPQEWKSEELSQGRIIDYKAFNFVDGEGVRCSLYVSGCLFHCEGCYNVATWSFKAGIPYTKELEDRILDDLSQPYVQGLTLLGGEPFLNTGTVLPLVKRIRQELPTKDIWSWTGYTWEELMLETPDKLELLSYLDILVDGRYDRTKRNLMLQFRGSSNQRIIDVQTSLKDNRVILWDKLKK; the protein is encoded by the coding sequence ATGAACAATCCCAAACCACAGGAGTGGAAGAGCGAGGAGCTTAGTCAAGGGCGGATTATTGACTACAAAGCATTTAACTTTGTGGACGGTGAAGGTGTGCGTTGCTCCCTCTATGTGAGTGGCTGTCTCTTCCATTGTGAAGGTTGCTATAATGTAGCAACCTGGTCCTTTAAAGCAGGTATTCCTTACACCAAGGAGCTAGAAGACCGTATCCTAGATGATTTATCTCAACCCTATGTGCAGGGCTTGACTCTTCTAGGGGGTGAGCCTTTTCTCAATACAGGCACCGTCTTGCCCTTGGTGAAACGGATTCGGCAAGAACTACCTACCAAGGATATCTGGTCCTGGACAGGCTACACATGGGAAGAGTTGATGCTAGAAACTCCAGATAAGTTGGAATTGCTATCTTATTTGGATATTTTAGTGGATGGGCGCTACGATCGTACCAAGCGCAATCTTATGCTGCAATTTCGCGGCTCCTCCAACCAGCGCATTATTGATGTCCAAACATCCCTAAAGGACAATAGGGTTATCCTCTGGGATAAACTAAAAAAGTAG
- a CDS encoding PqqD family protein encodes MYFITCTRANLRYRWESEVLLTNLQTHGSYDVIFLLYGEDKDMGPYLQEKYGITYHYFEDDRPNHQYPTSIRPYLWYQFLKKYPHMEKETFFYIDTDIIFREMVDFDKIPVSAHQWYGAHSPTVKASFLRSKHPFYLQGLQTILNVTDEELEWTETSPAGAQWLLAQPTAAFFHEMYVQCERIYDFLLTMEKLQLPLEEEEKLDRYGKWLTDMWCLAWMAPKYGITVHTSTELNFSWPVRPANEWNDYKILHNAGVLSKDEPAFYKTEWKNIPPFFFKHDKVSPELGSIHYVKAIQAVEIRPQDYDTIRILGTFITNQVKEAYIAIPLDEIKEKVPGYIELNDTSYLLWTLIHEKGSIQEVIKAYSQAFGIEEEWGRQDLFDFVAYLDTMKIVQIS; translated from the coding sequence ATGTATTTTATCACCTGCACACGGGCAAATCTCCGCTACCGTTGGGAGAGTGAGGTACTACTGACCAATCTTCAGACCCATGGTTCCTACGATGTCATCTTTTTACTGTACGGTGAAGACAAGGACATGGGACCCTACCTCCAAGAAAAGTACGGCATTACTTACCATTACTTTGAGGATGATCGTCCCAACCATCAATACCCAACCTCGATTCGCCCCTACCTCTGGTATCAATTTTTGAAAAAATATCCCCACATGGAAAAAGAGACTTTCTTCTATATTGATACAGATATTATCTTTAGGGAGATGGTCGATTTTGATAAGATTCCGGTGAGTGCTCACCAGTGGTACGGAGCTCATAGCCCCACTGTCAAGGCAAGTTTCTTGCGCTCAAAACATCCTTTCTACCTACAGGGATTACAGACCATTTTGAATGTAACAGACGAAGAGCTAGAATGGACAGAAACCAGTCCTGCTGGTGCTCAGTGGCTGCTTGCTCAGCCGACAGCAGCTTTTTTTCACGAAATGTATGTCCAATGTGAGCGGATTTACGATTTTCTGTTGACGATGGAGAAGCTCCAATTGCCTTTAGAGGAAGAAGAAAAGCTAGATAGGTATGGAAAATGGCTGACAGATATGTGGTGCTTAGCCTGGATGGCTCCAAAATACGGTATCACTGTACACACCTCTACTGAGTTGAACTTTTCGTGGCCTGTTCGTCCTGCAAACGAATGGAATGACTATAAGATTCTCCATAATGCTGGGGTTTTGAGTAAGGATGAGCCTGCTTTTTACAAGACAGAGTGGAAGAATATCCCCCCTTTCTTTTTCAAGCATGATAAAGTATCCCCAGAACTCGGTTCCATCCACTATGTAAAGGCGATTCAAGCTGTGGAGATTCGACCACAAGATTATGACACTATCCGAATTTTAGGCACCTTTATCACCAATCAGGTGAAGGAAGCCTATATTGCTATCCCTTTGGATGAAATCAAAGAAAAGGTTCCTGGCTACATTGAATTAAACGATACTAGCTACTTACTTTGGACCCTCATCCACGAAAAAGGCTCCATCCAAGAGGTTATCAAAGCCTATAGCCAAGCTTTTGGAATTGAAGAAGAATGGGGAAGACAAGACTTGTTTGATTTTGTTGCCTATCTAGATACCATGAAAATCGTTCAAATCAGTTAA
- a CDS encoding helix-turn-helix domain-containing protein: MFTSRLKQLRKEAGLTQRNIADVFHTSPQSYAQWEKGLRSPSKKSIEKLADFFKVSTDYLLGNSDIKKPTEKSEIELLIEQLSDEQKKETLQFIRNILQ, translated from the coding sequence ATGTTTACAAGTCGCCTAAAACAATTACGAAAAGAAGCGGGCTTAACTCAAAGAAACATAGCTGATGTTTTCCACACGAGTCCTCAAAGCTATGCTCAATGGGAGAAAGGGTTAAGAAGTCCTTCTAAGAAGAGCATTGAGAAGCTTGCTGATTTTTTTAAGGTCTCCACAGACTATCTACTAGGTAATTCTGATATTAAAAAGCCAACCGAAAAATCCGAAATTGAATTATTGATTGAACAGCTCAGTGATGAACAGAAAAAGGAAACGCTACAGTTTATTAGAAACATTCTTCAGTGA
- a CDS encoding glycosyltransferase family 52 produces MKKYFCFTNMQVMIALMKYKKEEPMALFLNRNVRGYQELAERINILFPDIWVKILTADVVQAEMYFDWLEDEDQIYLFNDADQIGQAFRDKRYPYHLIEDGLNFHYHHAQLKNLTDKDPVNGLYGSSPVCLDIEINDLSKIKDNTYYAQFLDKFIEVPRQALFESQEEAHLQKLFELYQLENLELTSPSYLILTQPLAEDFWKSFRKADKSPDYVKQYYFYFKIAQEAQEAGYHVYLKPHPRDDLDYTEIPGVTVLPRYTPMEMLDLHLSSSFDVVATLMSSCVDGLTKVKEKRVIYTEEKAKQDAAGQKTASTV; encoded by the coding sequence ATGAAAAAATATTTTTGCTTTACCAATATGCAGGTTATGATCGCTCTGATGAAGTATAAAAAAGAGGAACCCATGGCCCTCTTTCTCAATCGGAATGTTCGCGGCTATCAAGAACTCGCAGAAAGGATTAACATCCTCTTTCCAGATATTTGGGTCAAGATCCTGACAGCAGATGTCGTCCAAGCAGAAATGTATTTTGACTGGCTAGAAGATGAAGACCAAATCTACCTCTTTAACGATGCCGATCAGATTGGTCAAGCCTTTCGAGATAAGCGCTATCCCTACCATCTGATAGAAGACGGTTTAAATTTTCATTATCACCATGCACAGTTGAAAAATCTGACAGATAAGGACCCTGTCAACGGATTGTACGGTTCCAGTCCCGTCTGTCTAGATATTGAGATCAATGACCTCAGCAAAATCAAAGACAATACCTATTATGCCCAGTTTCTGGATAAATTTATCGAAGTTCCTCGTCAAGCTTTATTTGAAAGCCAAGAGGAGGCGCACTTACAAAAGCTTTTTGAACTCTATCAGTTAGAAAATCTAGAGCTTACCTCGCCATCCTATTTGATACTGACCCAGCCTTTAGCGGAGGACTTTTGGAAGAGTTTTAGAAAGGCAGACAAGAGTCCAGACTACGTAAAGCAGTATTATTTTTATTTTAAAATAGCGCAAGAGGCGCAAGAAGCTGGTTACCATGTCTACCTCAAGCCACACCCAAGGGATGACCTTGATTACACAGAAATCCCGGGTGTTACAGTGCTACCAAGGTATACACCGATGGAAATGCTAGACCTACACCTCTCAAGCTCCTTTGATGTAGTGGCGACACTTATGTCTTCTTGTGTCGATGGCTTGACAAAGGTCAAAGAAAAAAGAGTAATCTACACAGAAGAAAAGGCAAAACAAGATGCGGCTGGACAAAAGACAGCTTCCACTGTATAA
- a CDS encoding nucleotidyltransferase domain-containing protein: MFSQTQEDLLYLLAHYLQKKPICQEKIAQMNLEKLYSFSKFHSLSAMVAMILEDSIDLPQDFQESKNQAIRRELLFDHERQKITRWLSQEGIWYMELKGIHLKKYYPKLGMRVMSDNDILFDETFEKEVREFFKKEGYEFIYEINVDAYMKKPIFHFEMHRTLIDPLISSLDKIGKNYYKDIKERLIQDQDNPFAYRFCLEDFYLYQLIHDYKHYSESGTGIRSLVDLFLLLEAEQNKMDWTYIRQELEKIGLTNFEEQHRSLAFKLFGSEAVPLKDLTEEEMRVLSYMLSSGTYGLKDNQIINQLENHSGNSLTYWKEQFFPPVERLRLVFPILQKHPYLLPFIYIYRWVPTKKRLQKFSSIVRIMSRKKEK; encoded by the coding sequence ATGTTTTCACAAACACAAGAAGATTTACTCTATTTATTGGCACATTACCTTCAAAAAAAGCCAATCTGTCAGGAGAAAATAGCTCAGATGAACTTGGAAAAACTTTACAGTTTCTCCAAATTTCACAGCTTGTCCGCTATGGTAGCCATGATATTAGAAGATTCTATTGATCTGCCTCAAGATTTTCAGGAATCCAAAAATCAAGCTATCCGCCGAGAATTATTATTTGATCATGAACGCCAAAAGATTACCAGATGGTTGTCCCAGGAAGGTATTTGGTACATGGAACTAAAAGGGATTCACCTAAAGAAATACTATCCTAAGCTGGGGATGCGGGTCATGTCGGATAATGATATTCTCTTTGATGAAACTTTTGAAAAAGAAGTCAGAGAATTTTTCAAAAAAGAAGGCTACGAATTTATCTATGAAATCAACGTTGATGCCTATATGAAAAAACCAATCTTTCATTTTGAAATGCATCGAACACTAATCGATCCACTCATTTCATCACTAGATAAGATCGGAAAAAATTACTATAAAGACATCAAGGAGCGCCTCATTCAAGATCAGGACAATCCTTTCGCTTATCGTTTCTGTTTGGAAGATTTTTATCTCTACCAACTGATTCATGACTACAAGCACTATTCGGAATCGGGTACCGGTATCCGCAGCCTGGTAGACCTTTTCTTACTCCTAGAAGCTGAACAAAACAAGATGGATTGGACATATATCCGTCAGGAACTGGAAAAAATTGGCTTGACAAACTTTGAAGAGCAACATAGGTCCTTAGCCTTTAAGCTATTTGGTTCAGAGGCAGTTCCCTTAAAAGATTTGACAGAGGAAGAAATGAGAGTCCTTTCCTATATGCTCTCATCAGGAACCTATGGCTTAAAGGATAACCAGATTATCAACCAATTGGAAAACCATAGTGGCAATTCACTTACCTATTGGAAAGAACAATTCTTTCCACCAGTGGAGCGACTGCGCTTGGTATTTCCTATCCTACAAAAACATCCCTATCTTCTTCCTTTTATCTATATCTATCGTTGGGTTCCAACCAAGAAAAGGTTGCAAAAATTTTCAAGTATAGTTCGTATTATGTCGAGGAAAAAAGAGAAATAA
- a CDS encoding ABC transporter ATP-binding protein encodes MNPIEIKDVSFSFGHQQIFDAITVSFKAGEIIGIVGKNGSGKSVFFKLLAGLIKPKRGEIWIDGKEIANSSSFASDMGVLIEEPSFLANLTAYDNLRLLLSINKKCSNEVIEQTLETVGLSEYRDKKVKHFSLGMKKKMGIAQAIMEKPKILLLDEPMNALDEESILNMRNLFFELAKQGTTIIIASHNREDIDTMCDKVYKIHACGLQLETSNS; translated from the coding sequence ATGAATCCAATAGAAATAAAAGATGTTTCTTTTAGCTTTGGTCATCAACAGATATTTGATGCCATTACGGTTTCTTTTAAAGCAGGAGAAATCATTGGTATTGTCGGAAAGAATGGTTCAGGCAAGTCAGTGTTCTTTAAGTTGCTAGCAGGTCTTATAAAGCCTAAGCGAGGTGAAATCTGGATAGATGGTAAGGAAATAGCCAATTCCAGCAGTTTTGCCTCAGATATGGGTGTCCTGATTGAAGAACCTTCTTTTTTAGCTAACCTGACTGCATATGATAACTTGCGGTTGTTATTAAGTATTAACAAAAAATGTTCTAATGAGGTCATTGAGCAAACTCTCGAAACGGTTGGTCTCTCTGAATATCGGGATAAGAAGGTCAAACACTTCTCGCTAGGGATGAAGAAAAAGATGGGGATTGCACAAGCTATCATGGAAAAACCAAAAATTTTATTGTTGGATGAGCCTATGAATGCACTAGACGAAGAATCCATACTAAATATGAGAAATTTGTTCTTTGAATTGGCTAAGCAGGGAACCACGATTATCATTGCAAGTCATAATCGAGAAGATATTGATACAATGTGTGATAAAGTCTATAAAATCCATGCCTGCGGTTTGCAGTTAGAAACCTCTAATTCGTAA
- a CDS encoding Gfo/Idh/MocA family protein, producing the protein MLKIGLVGLGSIFQKAYLPCLKQFSTIEWHLFTRNKETLSQIADGMVNSHIYDSVQELAKVPLDGVMIHVATQAHVELAKLFLEQGIPVYMDKPLSEDYEQTLALYQLAQARGVFLMAGFNRRFAPKVQQLKEQSDKRRILVEKNDVNSPGELQFKLFDLFLHPLDTALYLLDSQLEAATFSYHLEEGLLSQVSVTLRAGNTSAVAAMNLQSGSRREIMEVQTPQATYQLKNLEDMRIFTADKEVQDGFGAWENTLYKRGFETIIHQFLESLETKVNPVDPKSSLLSHWLCHQILHSRSSRGELDVYLPEKVTTQTTKSTG; encoded by the coding sequence ATGTTAAAGATTGGCTTGGTCGGTTTGGGAAGTATTTTCCAAAAAGCTTATTTGCCCTGTTTAAAACAATTTTCAACGATTGAATGGCACCTTTTTACTAGAAATAAGGAGACCTTGAGCCAGATTGCGGATGGTATGGTGAATAGCCACATTTATGATTCTGTGCAGGAATTGGCGAAAGTTCCACTGGATGGGGTCATGATTCATGTTGCAACACAAGCTCATGTGGAACTGGCAAAACTATTTTTAGAACAAGGAATTCCAGTCTACATGGATAAACCCCTGTCCGAAGACTACGAGCAAACTCTAGCCCTATATCAGTTAGCGCAGGCCAGAGGAGTCTTTCTTATGGCAGGATTCAATCGTCGCTTTGCTCCAAAAGTTCAACAACTAAAGGAGCAGTCGGATAAGCGCAGGATTCTTGTCGAGAAAAATGACGTGAATAGTCCGGGAGAATTGCAATTCAAGCTATTTGATCTCTTTCTTCATCCCTTGGATACAGCTCTCTATCTGTTAGATAGTCAGTTAGAGGCTGCGACCTTCTCCTATCATCTCGAAGAGGGACTCCTGAGTCAGGTCAGTGTCACTTTGCGAGCAGGAAATACTTCTGCGGTGGCTGCCATGAACTTGCAATCAGGCAGCAGGCGTGAAATAATGGAAGTCCAGACCCCGCAGGCTACCTATCAGTTGAAAAATCTGGAAGATATGCGGATATTCACCGCAGATAAAGAAGTGCAAGATGGTTTCGGAGCTTGGGAGAATACGCTGTATAAAAGGGGCTTTGAAACCATCATCCATCAGTTTTTGGAGTCTCTAGAGACTAAGGTAAATCCCGTTGATCCGAAGTCGAGTTTGCTCAGTCACTGGCTGTGCCATCAGATACTCCATTCAAGGAGTTCAAGAGGAGAATTAGATGTCTACTTACCAGAAAAAGTTACAACTCAGACGACCAAATCAACAGGATAA